TATAACCGATGGAACCGATGGTGGAGTGCGGTTTGAGATTGAGATGGCGAAGCAGAAAGACTTCGCGTGAGTGCTTAGACAAGGTCTGTCACCTATGCATCGAACAGTGCGGTAGTTAATCGATGGTAGCGTGTATGAGGTGCTCGCTATGTATTCAGCAGGATCCCTAAAACCTATCACCGACTGAGGATTTCAACAAGGCCAGTCAATCAGCTATTTGTCGGCTGCTGATATCCGTGACATCCACGAGTTGATCGTGGAGTCAAATGCGGAGACAACCGCTGGTGTCGCCTCACCAGGCGATATTGAATACACCGTTGAACATATTCAGGAAGGCCATTTCGGTCAGGTTCCCGAATCGATCCACGAGAAGGCATTTCAGCTGTTGCGGCTCATCGCGGCGAATCATCCATTCGTCGACGGCAACAAGCGAACAGCCCTTATGTCGACCCGAATTTTCTACGCGCTGAATGGCCGCCGCTTTGACTACGATCGGGAGGTCAAAGAGACCCTAAAGGCGCTCGCGACAGATGAGGGCAGTGTCGATGCGGACGACGTGATCGAGTATCTACGAGCGCACACAGAGCCACTGGCGCCGGAATATGAGGCGACCATCAACCTGTGGCTGGCACGAATTGAAGACACAGACCAGCTACCGGCGGACCACGACACTGTCGACCAGGAATCCCACGAACCGAACGATTATGATGACGACCCGCATAGTGAGGAGTAAGAATGGCCGCTGAAAGTGACCAGCCCGAGATTCCGGATGGGATGTCCCCCGAGGAGGCACGGCAGTACCTCATCCGGTTCCTCGGCCGCCAGGACCTCGACGAGCACGAGGAAATCTACGACGAACTCGCGACTGAGTAGGACTATCTCTTCGCTGCGGGCTCTACCATTACGCCGGCCAGCCGAGCGATATCGGTCTTCCAGCCCTCCAGCGATCGTCGCTACCGCCGCCGGGAACTGCTGTAGTCCGTCATCTGTTCGCGAGCGGCTTCGACATCCGAGTAGAGTGCCAACGCATGCTTGATGAGCCGCCGGTCTTCCAGATTCTCCTCCCAGCGCGTGACGACATCGCGGCGTTCCTGAAGTTTGGCACTTGAGAGCGACCCATCAGCAAGCGACTGTTCGAGGTCTTCCCACGTCTCGACGTCGTAGGTCGCCTGCCACTCCTCGATCTCCTTGGTAATCGCGGCCAATTCGCTCCGCAACTCCTCGCGGGTGTTTTCCTCGATGAGCGTGCGGATCTCCTCGAAGAGCAGTCGCGTGTAGTTCGGCTGGTAGCGCGTGGTCTCGCCGGCCTCGACGCGACGCAGCTGGCCTTGGTCGACGAGATCCTGGAGTTCCTCGTTGGTCGTACTCCAGGCGGCGTCGGCCTGCTCGCTGATCCAGTTAACCGACCGCGGTTCGCGAAGCGTCTCGGCGACCGCCCGAATACGGTCGCGGGCACTCATCGACTCAGCCCACGTCTGGACGCCATCTCGCGGGGATTCGGACATGCTTGGCACCTCTTGCAACAGTGTTCGCGTTGTACTCCCATATATGTTTGTACTCTCTCGTATAATCGAGAGGATATTGCGAGCGAAGGCCTCCGGACGTTGAAATGCGATACCGACAGAAGCTATGAGCCAACCGATGCACAACCGATATTCTGACTTCGAGGAACTGCGGCCGACCGGCGAGGCGTCCCACATTCCGGACACGAGGCTGGACGACGGCTGTGAGGGTGCCCCCCGGCGGCAACGCGTCGCGACGAGCGCTGGTGGCTACCCTGATGCGCCGACGGCCGCCGACGGCGAGTGTCGGTCCTGTGGGGCGTCAGTCCCGATCGGCCAGACGAAATGCCGGTTCTGTCTCACCAACCATCTCGGGAGTGACGCCACAAGCACGAACGAGACAGCGTCGACGACGTTCCTCGGTATCGTCCACCTGATCGTCGAGTCGACCACGTTCTACGGCGCCGTCGCGAAGGGCGGCGCAGCGGCGAACCTCCTCTCCGCCAACGAGGCGGAGCCGGCCGTCGACAACTACACCCTCATCTACGATCTCGACGAAGCACCGGCGCGCCAGCTGGTCGAGCAATGGCCCTCACTCCCCGACGCGGTACAGGTGTCGTCAGCGGAGGGAGAGCGGCTTCTCAGTGCCGCCCGTGACCGGACTGGGTGGCGCGGGCAGGGAGCGTCGGAGCGTCAGGAGCAGGCCCCGACGCGGCTCTACGACCAGCGTGGGGACGGCATCCGCGACGCGTCGCGTCTCGACGCGGTCCTCGACGATGCCGACGACGCGGTGTGGCTGGTTCCAGCGATGGCGCTGACCGAATCTACTGGCGAGGCTGCGGCTGACCGCCAGGTGTCGTCGGTACCGACGACGCAGGAACTCGACTGTCAAACCTGTGGACGGGCGACCGACCATCAGTTCAAGACCCACGAGTCGGTCCCGGATGAAGCGTGGACGGGGCAACCGATCTGGGAGTGCCGGGTGTGTGGCTCAGCTCGCTACGGACCCAGCAAAGCGGGTCAGGACTCGCCTTAACCAACATAGCGACACAGAAACACACCAATGTTGGTTAACGAGCAGGCCCCGTCCGACAGCTACCCGCAGCCGGAGAGGTTTCTCTGCGCCGTGAATCGGCGAGGCGCTTCAAATGGACCCACGCAACACACCCGGATATCGACTGCATCGCTCACTCACCAATCTCAAACGCATCGAGACGGCCGGACTCGACAACGCAGATCAGGAGCGGATAGAGGCAGC
This genomic window from Haloplanus sp. GDY1 contains:
- a CDS encoding type II toxin-antitoxin system death-on-curing family toxin codes for the protein MIVESNAETTAGVASPGDIEYTVEHIQEGHFGQVPESIHEKAFQLLRLIAANHPFVDGNKRTALMSTRIFYALNGRRFDYDREVKETLKALATDEGSVDADDVIEYLRAHTEPLAPEYEATINLWLARIEDTDQLPADHDTVDQESHEPNDYDDDPHSEE
- a CDS encoding DUF7342 family protein, giving the protein MSESPRDGVQTWAESMSARDRIRAVAETLREPRSVNWISEQADAAWSTTNEELQDLVDQGQLRRVEAGETTRYQPNYTRLLFEEIRTLIEENTREELRSELAAITKEIEEWQATYDVETWEDLEQSLADGSLSSAKLQERRDVVTRWEENLEDRRLIKHALALYSDVEAAREQMTDYSSSRRR